A stretch of DNA from Thalassospiraceae bacterium LMO-SO8:
TGATGGCCAGAAGGGCGGCGCTCATGACGCCCGAAAGGGCGGTCGGACGGAATGCGGTCATGGTCTTCCTGTCGATGCTTTTTCCCGCCGATACCATAGTGGGTAAGGGTTAATCAGTCCTTATCCGGCGGCCGTCGACAGCATAGCACGGTGGCGGCGGCGCGGTGAATGCGCCCGCGATTTCTCCTGCCCGGACGATATCGGTTCCTTGTTCGCGGGCGGGGTGGAGAGTAGATTTCCGCCATGCAACCCGAATTCCGGCCCACGGCCTGCCCCCACGACTGTCCGTCCACCTGCGCCCTTGAGGTCGAGGTCCTTGACGACCGCACCATCGGCCGCGTGCGCGGCAATCCACGCAACGATTACACGGCGGGCGTGATCTGCGCCAAGGTCGCGGCCTACCGCGAACGGGTCCATCATCCGGAGCGGTTGACCCACCCGCTGCAACGCGTCGGCGCCAAGGGATCGGGCGACTTCCGCCGGATCACCTGGGATCAGGCGATCGACGAGGTCGCCGAAGCCATCGAGCGTGCCCGCGCGGCCCACGGCGCCGAGGCCGTCTGGCCCTATCATTTCGCGGGCACCATGGGCCTGGTGCAGCGCGACAGCATCCATCGTTTCCGCCATGCCTTCGGGTTTTCCCGCGAGCACGAAACCATCTGCGTGACCACGGCCTGCAACGGCTGGGTCGCCGGACACGGCAAGATCTGGGGGGCAGACCCGCGCGAGATCGCCGAATCGGACCTGATCGTCGTGTGGGGCGGCAATCCGGTGTCGACCCAGGTCAACGTGATGACCCATATCGCCAAGGCGCGGAAGGCGCGCGGCGCCAAGCTGATCGTCATCGATCCCTACCGCACGCCGACGGCGGAGGCGGCGGATATCCACATCCCGATCCGCCCGGGCACGGACGGCGCGCTGGCCTGCGCCGTCATGCAGGTGCTGTTCGAGGAAAACCTGGCCGACTGGGACTACATGCGGGAATTCTCCGACGGCCCGGAACGCCTGCAGCAGCATCTGACCACGCGCACGCCGGAATGGGCGGAGGCGATCACCGGCATTCCGGCCGACGACATCCGCGATCTGGCCCGGCTCTACGGCAAGACGGATCGCGCCTATCTGCGCTGTGGATACGGCTTCACGCGGTCGCGCAACGGGGCGGCCAACATGCATGCCGTGACCTGCCTGCCGGTGGTCACGGGCAAGTGGAAACATAAAGGCGGCGGGGCGTTGTTTTCCAACCGCGAACTGTTCGGCGTCGATGGCACCCTGATCAAGGGGCTCGACGTGGTCGATCCCGCGACCCGTGCCTTGGACATGTCGCAGATCGGCCGCGTGCTGACCGGCGACGCCAAGGCGCTCAAAGGCGGGCCGCCGGTCACCGTGCTGTTCACGCAGAACATCAACCCGGCCGAGGTCGCGCCGGAAACGGGCCGGGTGATCGAGGGCATGATGCGCGACGATCTGTTCACCTGCGTGCACGAACAGTTCATGACCGCCTCGGCCAAGCTGGCCGATATCGTCCTGCCCGCGACCATGTTCCTGGAGCACGAGGACATGTACCAGGGCGGTGGCCATTTTTATCTTCAGGTCCATAAGGCGCTGATCGAGCCCCTCGGCGAATGCCGCTCCAACGTCGATGTCATCAACGGGTTGGCACGGCGCCTGGGGTCCGATTATCCGGCGTTCCACATGACGGCTTGGGAGTTGATCGACGACGCATTGCGCCGCAGCGGCCGCCCCGGCGCCGACGCGGTGCTGGCCGAAGGCTGGATCGACTGCACCAAACCGTTCGAAGACGCGCATTTCCTGAACGGCTTCGGCCATACCGACGGCAAGTTTCACTTCGCCGCCGACTGGTCGAAGATCGGCGCGGACTGCGACGCCATGTCGGCCCTGCCGGATCACCTGGACGTCATCGACGAGGCGACGGAGGCCCATCCCTACCGCCTGGTCGCCGCGCCCGCGCGCCGGTTCCTCAACACCTCGTTCACGGAAACACCGTCCAGCCGCAAGAAGGAAGGCCGCCCCATGGCCCTGATCCATCCCGATACCTGCAAGGCGCTCGGCCTGGACGAAGGTGACCGCGTGCGCCTGGGCAACGACCTGGGGGATCTGGTGGTGCATGTCCGACCGTTCGACGGGCTTCAGGCCCATACCGTGGTGGTCGAGGGCATCTGGCCCAACGCGGCCTTCGAGGAAGGACGCGGGATCAACACGATCATCAGCGCCGACGCGGCCTTGCCGGGCGGCGGGGCCGCGTTTCACGATACCGCCATCTGGATGCGCCCGGCGTGAGCGGGCAGGGCATGCAGGGCCACGTCATCGTCGTCGGCAACGAAAAGGGCGGCAGCGGCAAATCGACCACCGCCATGCATCTGGCCGTGGGTCTGATGCGGGCCGGGCACCGCGTCGCCGTGCTGGATACGGACATCCGCCAGGGGTCGTTGCGCCGGTTCCTGGAAAACCGCCGTGACTATGCCCGTACGATCAAGGGTCATGTGCCCATGCCGGAATTTTTCGACGTCGCCCCCTCGGGCGGCGACGGCACGGATACCTTTCCGGAGGTTCTCGCGGCGGCCCGCGCGGCGGCGGGGATCGTCGTCATCGATACGCCGGGCAGCGCCACGCCGTTGTCGGAAGCCGTCCATTCCCATGCCGATACCCTGGTCACGCCCCTGAACGACAGTTTCATCGACCTGGACGTCCTGGCCCGGGTCGAGGTCGGCAACGAGATGACCGTGAAGGGGCCCAGTCAGTATGCGGAAATGGTCTGGAAGCAGAAGATCGCCCGCGCCCGGCGCGACGGCGGCAAGATGGACTGGGTCGTGCTGCGCAACCGCCTGAGCCCGCTTGATTCGCGCAACCGCCAGGAAATGGAAAAGGCGCTTAACCAGCTTGCCCAACGCATCGGGTTCCGCTTTCTGCCCGGGTTCGGCGAACGGGTGATCTACCGTGAACTGTTCCTGGCCGGGCTGACCATCATGGACATTAAGGAAACCGGCGATCCGGCGGCCATGTCGATGTCGCATCTGGCGGCGCGCCAGGAAGTCCGCGCCCTGATCGGCGCGCTTCACCTGCCGCCGCCGCCGGCCTAGGCCAGAGGATTTCCACTTCGCTGGCGAACGACGCCCGAACACCTTATCTTTCAAGGCGAAGGACAGGGGTCATGGGCAACGACGACAAGCTTGCGAAATCGGATACTGCCGGCGCGCCCGCCAAGCGGGCGGACGTCGACGCGTTCCTGGACAAGCTGTCGCGCGCGCCCGTGCAGGCGCGCGGGGACGGGCGCGGCCGGTTGATGTTCGGCATGGATGCGACGGCCAGCCGCCAGCCGACCTGGGACAGCGCCGCCCGCCTGCAAGGCGAGATGTTCCAGGTAACGCGCGAACTCGGCGGCCTCGACGTGCAGCTCGCGTTCTTTCGTGGTTTCGGGGAATTCAAGGTCTCGAAATGGACCGGCGACACGCATGAACTGACCCGGCTGATGACCGGCGTCGGATGCCTGGCCGGCGAAACGCAGATCGGCAAGCTTTTGAAGCATGCCGTGAACGAAACCCGCAAGCGCCGGGTCAACGCCCTGGTCTATGTCGGCGACAGTTTCGAAGAGGACGTCGACGCATTGGGCAGGACCGCGGGCGAACTGGGCCTGTTGGGTGTGCCCGTGTTCATGTTCCATGAAGGCGAGGACCCCGTCGCCCGGTTCGGGTTCCAGCAGATCGCGAAACTGTCCGGCGGCGCCTATTGTTCGTTCGACGCGGCCAGCGCCGACACGCTGAAGGAATTGCTCGCCGCCGTCGCGGTCTATGCGGCGGGCGGGCGGCGGGCGCTGGAAAACCACGCCAAGGCCAAGGGCGGCGAGACCCTGCGCATCGCCCATCAGATCAAGGGAGCCTAGGCGCCATGTCCTATCTGGTGCTGGGCGTGGCCCTGTTGGCGGCCTTCCTGATCGGCGCGCGCTGGTACGCGACCGCGAACGTCAAAACCTTGAAGAAAGTCCTGTTCTACGTGGTCGGCATTCTGGCCGTGGTGCTGGCGCTGTTCTTCGTCATCACCGGGCGGTTCGGCTGGGCCGTGTTCGCGGCCTCTGCGCTGATCCCCATGCTGCTGCGGGCGCGGATGGTGTACCGCGCGGCACGCAATTTCTCGCGCATGGCCGGGGCCGGGCAGGGGGCGCCCACGGGCCAGACGTCGGACGTGGAAACCCGCTTCCTGCGCATGGGGTTGGACCATGACACGGGCGACGTCTGGGGCGAGGTCGTCGACGGCCCCTACAAGGGACGCCGGCTGGACGACATGACGGTGTCGGAGAAACTGGACCTGTTGCGTCACTGCTGGACCGAGGACGAGGCCTCGGCCCGTGTCCTCGAAGCCTATCTGGACCGGGTCCATCCCGACTGGCGGGACCGCGCCGACGACGCCGGACCGCAACCCGGCGGCGCCGGGGCGCCCCGTTCGGGCGCCATGACGCGGGCAGAGGCATTGGCGGTTCTGGGTCTGTCCGAAGGGGCGAGCCGCCAGGACATCAAGGCCGCTTACCAGCGCATCATTTCCGGTCTGCACCCGGACCGCGGCGGATCGGACTATCTGGCGGCCCAGGTCAACGAGGCCAAGGACGTGTTGCTGGGCGATTGAGGGATTTCGTCCGGGCAAAAGCGATTCGCGTTACGGTTCCGTGATGACCGGCGGCGCCAAAGGCGAAAACGGGAGAAATCCGGGGGGCATGGCCGAGTCAATCGGGCGGTTGCGGCGCCGGGGGCGGTATGGCACAAAATGGCCCCACCCCTGCGGCCGGTATTCGGTGGTACGGTGCCGATGCATTTGAAGACACAGCAGAAAGTCGCGATATGAACGCACCCGTCCGGAAGGCCGTCCTACCCGTCGCGGGTCTGGGCACACGATTCCTGCCCGCGACCAAGGCGATGGCCAAGGAAATGCTGCCCATCGTCGACAAGCCGCTGATCCAGTACGCCATCGAAGAAGCGCGGGCCGCCGGGATCGAGGATTTCGTCCTGGTCACCGGGCGCGGCAAGACGATCATGGAAGACCACTTCGATCATGCGGTGGAACTGGAACAGGTTCTTCAGGCGCGCGGCAAGACCCGCGAGCTTGAGATCGTCCACGACGCCATGGTGCCGGCGGGCCATCTGGCCTATGCGCGGCAACAGAATCCGCTGGGCCTGGGGCACGCCATCTGGTGCGCGCGCCAGATGGTCGCGGGCGAGCCCTTCGCGGTGTTGCTGCCGGACGATCTGGTGCAGGCGGAACCGGGGTGCCTGACGCAGATGATGGAAGCCTACCGGGAAGTGGGCGGCAACATCGTCGCGGTCGAGGACGTGCCCCTTGAGGACACCAACAAATACGGCATCCTGGATGTCGCCGAGGACGACGGCCGCCTGGCCCGCGCCAGGGGACTGGTGGAAAAACCGGATCCGTCGGTCGCCCCCTCGACCCTGTCGATCATCGGCCGCTATATCCTGCAACCCCAGGTGTTCGAACATCTGGACCGTCATGAAAAAGGTGCCGGCGGTGAAATTCAGCTGACCGATGCCATGGCCAAGACCCTGGACACGGTGCCGTTCCACGGGCTGCGGTTCAAGGGCCGGCGCTTCGATTGCGGGTCCAAGGCCGGGTTCATCGAAGCCAATGTCGCCTTCGCGCTGGAACGGCCGGACATGGCCGACCGCGTCCGCGCCACTTTGAAAACCTACCTCTGAAGGAAGTCACAGCATGCATGTCGCCGTCGTCGGGACCGGATACGTGGGATTGGTGTCCGGGGCCTGTTTCTCCGAATTCGGCCACCACGTCATTTGCGTCGACAAGGACGAAAAGAAGATCGCGGGCCTGAAGCGGGGCGAAATGCCGATCTATGAGCCCGGCCTGCAGAAGCTGGTCGAAGGCAATGCCGAGTCCGGGCGTCTCAGCTTCACCACGGACCTGGCCGAGGCGGTGAAGGATGCGGACGCCGTGTTCATCGCCGTCGGCACGCCGTCGCGCCGTGGCGACGGGCATGCGGACCTGTCCTATGTCTATGCGGCGGCGGAAGAGATCGCCGCCGCCATCAGCGGCTATACGGTCG
This window harbors:
- a CDS encoding molybdopterin oxidoreductase family protein, producing the protein MQPEFRPTACPHDCPSTCALEVEVLDDRTIGRVRGNPRNDYTAGVICAKVAAYRERVHHPERLTHPLQRVGAKGSGDFRRITWDQAIDEVAEAIERARAAHGAEAVWPYHFAGTMGLVQRDSIHRFRHAFGFSREHETICVTTACNGWVAGHGKIWGADPREIAESDLIVVWGGNPVSTQVNVMTHIAKARKARGAKLIVIDPYRTPTAEAADIHIPIRPGTDGALACAVMQVLFEENLADWDYMREFSDGPERLQQHLTTRTPEWAEAITGIPADDIRDLARLYGKTDRAYLRCGYGFTRSRNGAANMHAVTCLPVVTGKWKHKGGGALFSNRELFGVDGTLIKGLDVVDPATRALDMSQIGRVLTGDAKALKGGPPVTVLFTQNINPAEVAPETGRVIEGMMRDDLFTCVHEQFMTASAKLADIVLPATMFLEHEDMYQGGGHFYLQVHKALIEPLGECRSNVDVINGLARRLGSDYPAFHMTAWELIDDALRRSGRPGADAVLAEGWIDCTKPFEDAHFLNGFGHTDGKFHFAADWSKIGADCDAMSALPDHLDVIDEATEAHPYRLVAAPARRFLNTSFTETPSSRKKEGRPMALIHPDTCKALGLDEGDRVRLGNDLGDLVVHVRPFDGLQAHTVVVEGIWPNAAFEEGRGINTIISADAALPGGGAAFHDTAIWMRPA
- a CDS encoding division plane positioning ATPase MipZ — protein: MSGQGMQGHVIVVGNEKGGSGKSTTAMHLAVGLMRAGHRVAVLDTDIRQGSLRRFLENRRDYARTIKGHVPMPEFFDVAPSGGDGTDTFPEVLAAARAAAGIVVIDTPGSATPLSEAVHSHADTLVTPLNDSFIDLDVLARVEVGNEMTVKGPSQYAEMVWKQKIARARRDGGKMDWVVLRNRLSPLDSRNRQEMEKALNQLAQRIGFRFLPGFGERVIYRELFLAGLTIMDIKETGDPAAMSMSHLAARQEVRALIGALHLPPPPA
- a CDS encoding VWA domain-containing protein — encoded protein: MGNDDKLAKSDTAGAPAKRADVDAFLDKLSRAPVQARGDGRGRLMFGMDATASRQPTWDSAARLQGEMFQVTRELGGLDVQLAFFRGFGEFKVSKWTGDTHELTRLMTGVGCLAGETQIGKLLKHAVNETRKRRVNALVYVGDSFEEDVDALGRTAGELGLLGVPVFMFHEGEDPVARFGFQQIAKLSGGAYCSFDAASADTLKELLAAVAVYAAGGRRALENHAKAKGGETLRIAHQIKGA
- the galU gene encoding UTP--glucose-1-phosphate uridylyltransferase GalU, translating into MNAPVRKAVLPVAGLGTRFLPATKAMAKEMLPIVDKPLIQYAIEEARAAGIEDFVLVTGRGKTIMEDHFDHAVELEQVLQARGKTRELEIVHDAMVPAGHLAYARQQNPLGLGHAIWCARQMVAGEPFAVLLPDDLVQAEPGCLTQMMEAYREVGGNIVAVEDVPLEDTNKYGILDVAEDDGRLARARGLVEKPDPSVAPSTLSIIGRYILQPQVFEHLDRHEKGAGGEIQLTDAMAKTLDTVPFHGLRFKGRRFDCGSKAGFIEANVAFALERPDMADRVRATLKTYL